GGATGATCCGCCCGCAACGCGTCCAGCGTGGCGAACGTCGCATCGATCCAGTCTCGCGGATCCTGTTCGAACCAACCGGGTCGCGGAGAAGTCGTTGCCAGCGGTTGGGTGCGGCTCGCCACCACGCATTGCTCGTCATCGACGAGGACCGTCTTGACCGCCGAAGTGCCGAGATCGATGCCGAGATACATGATGCTCTTGCCTGAGGCGCGATATCGACCGGCGCAGCTCTATTCCTCGAAGAAGCCGGGATGTTTCGTGACAAAGGCCTGCAGCTCGCGAGAAACGCGATCGAGGTGATTGGCCATTTCGCTCCTTGCCTGGTCCGGCGCATGCGCGCCAATCGCCCGATAGATTGCTTCGTGTTCGCGGAATGTCCCCTCGGGCCGCCCGGGCTCGGGGAGCAGCGTCCGGCGCACGCGTTCCAGATGGGTGCGGATCGGATCAAGCACTTCGCCGACGCGCGCAAGCGCAAGGCTCTCGGTCATCTGACGATGAAACCTGGTGTCAAGCTCGTGGAAGCCTTCGAGATCTCCGCTGCTGATCGCAGCCCTCTGGTAGGCGAGATTCTGGCCGAGAGCTTCGATCGCATCGTCCGACATGTCGGTCGCACAAACCGCGACAACCTCCATCTCCAGCGCGCGGCGCATCAACATCCATTGCCGCACGTCCTCGAGGCGGATCTTTGCGACGTAAGAGCCGCGCTGCGGCTCGACGCTGACAAGCCCCTCGAAAGCGAGTCGATTGATCGCCGTCGTGATGGAAAGCCTAGACACATGGAAGGTGGCGCACCACTCATTCTTGTTGATCGAAGTCTCCGGCGCGAGCACGCCGGAGACGATAGCCCGCTTCAGCGCCAGGTAGGCTTGGTCGACCTTCGACCCGCCCGCCTTGCGTGCTCGCGCGGCAACGGTGCCTCGGCTGAAGCCACCGACTGAATGCATGCTGTCATCCCCCGAGGCTAACTTTCACTTTTTTCAAATTGCGAAGCCCAATTCCGCAGACAAAGGCTTGACGGGCGACAACTGATATAACTAGCATATCAGAAAAATAGCAAATGGGCAGCCTACCCCGAGACGACTGGACGCAGGGGCAAAGCGGACCCGGGAGGAATTCCAGATGGAGACACGCCTCGGCGCCGTCAAAGCGCATGAAGAACGACGCGCGTCCCAGCCCTCTCCGCTTGTCGAGATCGGCAAGAAGTCGGCGGCCGACGGGCACTCTTGCGAAGTTGTGCTGCTTGCCGATCGGATCTCCAAATCCTTTGCAGGGGTGAAGGCGCTCAAAGAGGTCGACTTCGATCTGCATCGCGGCGAAGTGCATGCGCTGATGGGCGAAAACGGTGCCGGCAAGAGCACGTTGATGAAGATCCTTGCCGGCGTTTACACGGAGTATCAGGGCGCCATTCTGATCGAGGGGCGCACGGTATCCTTCGCCGGAGTGCGCGACGCCGAAGAAGCGGGTGTCGCAATCATCCATCAGGAGCTCAATCTCGTTCCCGAGCTGAGCGTCGCCGACAATATGTTTCTCGGTCGCGAACCGCTGATCGGAGGCCTGCTCATCGATCGCAGGCGCATGGTGAGAGCGGCAGAGCGCCTGCTGCAGCGCCTCGGCGTCAAGATCGCCGCCGACCGCCGCATTGCCGAATTGCGTGTCGGCGAGCAGCAACTGGTCGAGATCGCCAAGGCACTGTCGCTCAACGCCCGCATCCTGATCATGGACGAACCGACCTCGGCTCTCTCGTCGTCGGAATGCGAGACGCTGTTCAAGATCGTGCGACAGCTCGCGTCCGAAGGCGTCGCCATCATCTACACATCGCACCGCATCGAGGAGGTGCTCGAGCTCGCCGATCGGGTCACGGTCCTGCGCGACGGCAGGCGGGTCGTCACAGCCCCGATCGGCGAATTGTCGCGTGGCGCGATCATCTCGGCGATGGTCGGACGCGACATGGTTGCAAGCGACCGCGGCACCGTCGCGCGAGACAGCTCGATCGTCCTCTCCGTGCGTAACCTGACGCTCGACACGCTCGACACCCACGGATGGAAAAGAACGCTGCACGGCATCAGTTTTGAGCTCAGGCGCGGCGAAGTGCTGGGCATCGGCGGCCTGCTCGGTGCCGGACGGACCGAGATCCTGGAATCGGTCTTCGGCGTCGCACGTGGCTGGCGAGGTGGTGAAATCGCCATCAATGGCGTGGCCGTCGAGATCGGTTCGCCGGCCGACGCCTATCGCCTTGGCGTGGCGCTCGTGAGCGAAGACCGCAAGGAACGCGGCCTGCATCTTGCCGCCTCGATCTGTGACAATATAGCGCTGCCCTCGATCGGCGCGATGTCACGCTTCGGCCTGCGCGCTTTCGCCGGCGAACGCGCCTTGGCGGCCGAGATGGTCCGCCGGCTCTCGATCCGTTGCACCGGCATCGGTCAGCAAGCCGCTGCGCTCTCGGGCGGCAACCAGCAGAAGGTCGTGATCGGCAAATGGCTCGCCACCGAGCCTCGCATTCTTCTGCTCGATGAGCCGACCCGCGGCATCGACATTGGCGCCAAGCAGGAAATCTACCGGCTGATCTTCGACCTCGCCGCGCAAGGCCTCGGTATCGTCGTGGTGACCTCGGAAATGCCGGAACTACTGCAGCTCTCCGACCGGATCCTGGTGATGTGCGAGGGACGGCAGACCGGAATTCTCTCGCGCGAGAGTGCGACGCAGGAGACGGTGATGCGCCTTGCCGCGCCAGGCATGGCGGCGTGGTCGCAGGAGACGGCCTCATGAAAGCAGCGCTTCGCCTCCTGTCCCGGACCAAGCTCTACTGGGGCTTGCTGACGATCTGCCTGATCGGCGCCCTCACCTCGCCGCATACCTCTTCCGGCAGCAATATTTTTCTGTCCTACGCCAACCTGACCGACGTTCTGCGTCAGGTCTCGATCACGGGACTGGTAGCGACCGGCATGACATTGGTCATTCTACTCGGCGGCATCGATTTGTCGGTCGGCTCGGTCATGGGATTTGCGACGGTGGTCTGCGCGATGCTGCTCACAAAGCCAGGCTGGACTGCGGCCTCGATCATGGGCGTTCCGGCAGCGACTGTGGTCAGTGGCGCCGTGATAGCGCTTTTCGCGCGTTTCATCTTCCGCGGTCTTGCGCGCGGCCACGATGTTAGCGCGGGGCGGCGCCCCGAGATCGCACTCTCTCCCTGGCGCAGCACATGGATTCCCGCACTGCTCGGCCTTGCCGGCGCGGTCGCAGTTGCCTGGTGGGTGACGAGCCAGGCGCCGACCAGGTTCGGCGTGCTTGGCGTTCTCCTGATCGCACCCTGCCTGGCGCTGCTGCTCGGCGCTATCAACGGACTCCTGATCGTCACCGGGCGGCTACAGCCCTTCATCGTCACGCTGGCGATGATGGTCAGCGCGCTGGGCGTCGCGCGGCTCACTGCGGGGCAAGACAATGCCGTGGTGCCGGTTTATACCGGTACCAACGCCACGGAAGCCTTCGAGATGCTGCGCTCGATGCTCTGGGGCGTGTTGCCGGTGCCGAGCGTGTTCTTCTTGGCGGCGATCGTCCTGTTCGGCGCCATCCTGCGGTTCACGAGCTTCGGCCGCTATGCCTACGCAATCGGCGGCAATATCGAGGCCGCCAAGCTGTCCGGCATCAAGGTCGCGCAGGTCCAGCTCGCAGCCTATCTCCTTTCGGGGCTCCTCGCGGGAATTGCCGGCGTGCTGTTCGTTGCGCAGTACCGGCAAGGCAAGCCCGATGCCGGCGCCGGCCTCGAACTCGATGCGATCGCGGCGGTTGTGATTGGCGGCACCAGCCTGATGGGCGGTCGCGGCGGGCTGGCCGGCACCTTCGTCGGCGTTCTGATTTTCGGCCTGCTGTCGGACATCCTTCAGCTCCAAAACATCGACTCCAATGTGCAACTTCTGATGAAGGGGTTGATCATCGTCTGCACCGTATTGGTGCAGGAACAGAATCTCGGCCAGCTCATGGCGCGATGGCGGTTCAGCCGATCGGGCGAGCCGCGCGCCGACCCGAAAACAGCCGAATCCCATCGGCTGCCAAGCGCTGCCAAGGCGCAATTTGCGAGGGAGGATCTCGATGAAGCGTCGTGAATTCTTGAAACTGTCGGCTACTATGGCCGGCGCGGCAATGACCGTCTATATGCCGGCCGGATGGAGGCCTGCCAAGGCCGCCGCCAAATGGAAGGTCGGCTTCAGCCAGTGCACCACGCTGGAGCCGTGGCGCGTCCAGTTCAACAAGGACATCCAGGCCGAGGCGAAGAACCATCCGGATGTCGACCTCATCATGACCGATGGCCAGGACAAGACCGAGAAGCAGGTTGCCGATTGCGAAAACCTAATCGTGCAACAGGTCAACGTCCTCTTGATTTCGCCGAAGGAATCGGCGGGGCTGACCGGTGTGGTCGAGAAGGCGATCGACGCAAAGATCCCGGTCATTGTCCTCGATCGCAACGTCGAGACCAAGCGGATCACCCAGTTCATCGGCGGCGACAATGTCGCGATCGGCAAGGCAGCCGGCGAGCATGCGGTGAAGCTGCTCGGCGGACCGGGCAAGGCGGCCGGCAATGTCGTCGAGATCTGGGGCGGCATGGGCA
The DNA window shown above is from Bradyrhizobium sp. CB1650 and carries:
- a CDS encoding substrate-binding domain-containing protein; this encodes MKRREFLKLSATMAGAAMTVYMPAGWRPAKAAAKWKVGFSQCTTLEPWRVQFNKDIQAEAKNHPDVDLIMTDGQDKTEKQVADCENLIVQQVNVLLISPKESAGLTGVVEKAIDAKIPVIVLDRNVETKRITQFIGGDNVAIGKAAGEHAVKLLGGPGKAAGNVVEIWGGMGTQPAHDRHDGFHAFTDKEPGIKYLLNNQSGDWKQDKAYNIMTTALRNNEKIDLVYGHNDPMAYGAYLAAKDAGRDKDIKFIIGIDGLPNEGATWVAKGQLTATFLYATPGAEGLRQAVKLLKGEKLEPVITLPTMLITKENAPDILKKNGLL
- a CDS encoding GntR family transcriptional regulator, whose product is MHSVGGFSRGTVAARARKAGGSKVDQAYLALKRAIVSGVLAPETSINKNEWCATFHVSRLSITTAINRLAFEGLVSVEPQRGSYVAKIRLEDVRQWMLMRRALEMEVVAVCATDMSDDAIEALGQNLAYQRAAISSGDLEGFHELDTRFHRQMTESLALARVGEVLDPIRTHLERVRRTLLPEPGRPEGTFREHEAIYRAIGAHAPDQARSEMANHLDRVSRELQAFVTKHPGFFEE
- a CDS encoding ABC transporter permease, encoding MKAALRLLSRTKLYWGLLTICLIGALTSPHTSSGSNIFLSYANLTDVLRQVSITGLVATGMTLVILLGGIDLSVGSVMGFATVVCAMLLTKPGWTAASIMGVPAATVVSGAVIALFARFIFRGLARGHDVSAGRRPEIALSPWRSTWIPALLGLAGAVAVAWWVTSQAPTRFGVLGVLLIAPCLALLLGAINGLLIVTGRLQPFIVTLAMMVSALGVARLTAGQDNAVVPVYTGTNATEAFEMLRSMLWGVLPVPSVFFLAAIVLFGAILRFTSFGRYAYAIGGNIEAAKLSGIKVAQVQLAAYLLSGLLAGIAGVLFVAQYRQGKPDAGAGLELDAIAAVVIGGTSLMGGRGGLAGTFVGVLIFGLLSDILQLQNIDSNVQLLMKGLIIVCTVLVQEQNLGQLMARWRFSRSGEPRADPKTAESHRLPSAAKAQFAREDLDEAS
- a CDS encoding sugar ABC transporter ATP-binding protein, which encodes METRLGAVKAHEERRASQPSPLVEIGKKSAADGHSCEVVLLADRISKSFAGVKALKEVDFDLHRGEVHALMGENGAGKSTLMKILAGVYTEYQGAILIEGRTVSFAGVRDAEEAGVAIIHQELNLVPELSVADNMFLGREPLIGGLLIDRRRMVRAAERLLQRLGVKIAADRRIAELRVGEQQLVEIAKALSLNARILIMDEPTSALSSSECETLFKIVRQLASEGVAIIYTSHRIEEVLELADRVTVLRDGRRVVTAPIGELSRGAIISAMVGRDMVASDRGTVARDSSIVLSVRNLTLDTLDTHGWKRTLHGISFELRRGEVLGIGGLLGAGRTEILESVFGVARGWRGGEIAINGVAVEIGSPADAYRLGVALVSEDRKERGLHLAASICDNIALPSIGAMSRFGLRAFAGERALAAEMVRRLSIRCTGIGQQAAALSGGNQQKVVIGKWLATEPRILLLDEPTRGIDIGAKQEIYRLIFDLAAQGLGIVVVTSEMPELLQLSDRILVMCEGRQTGILSRESATQETVMRLAAPGMAAWSQETAS